A single window of Eucalyptus grandis isolate ANBG69807.140 chromosome 1, ASM1654582v1, whole genome shotgun sequence DNA harbors:
- the LOC120290177 gene encoding uncharacterized protein LOC120290177 isoform X1, with protein sequence MAANPAPDLQESLAMATNPNQSFAGRTGDTQAPDIELVVQRPKDTSNRYPNSSAPDSSLVAGDLHSPQQACNGLRFSGVFDIARAVKFLLFTLVVSAVSGAALLIYVALDHPSPVLIISASLFTAVVSVTLFFLIVGWTRGNGKMVRIGELLAYLEFYLMMFLFVLAKRCIGER encoded by the coding sequence ATGGCGGCAAATCCAGCACCAGACCTTCAAGAGTCGTTGGCCATGGCCACAAATCCGAACCAGTCCTTTGCTGGAAGAACCGGAGATACTCAAGCTCCAGATATAGAATTGGTTGTTCAGAGGCCGAAGGACACGTCGAACAGATATCCGAACTCCTCTGCTCCCGACAGTTCGCTTGTCGCAGGTGACCTACACTCCCCTCAACAAGCATGTAATGGCCTGCGGTTCTCTGGCGTATTTGACATTGCCCGGGCTGTAAAGTTTTTACTTTTCACCCTCGTCGTCTCTGCGGTTTCGGGCGCCGCGCTCCTGATTTATGTTGCCCTTGACCATCCCAGTCCTGTTCTCATAATCTCAGCATCTTTATTCACCGCGGTGGTATCTGTTACTCTGTTCTTCCTGATAGTCGGATGGACACGCGGCAATGGCAAAATGGTGCGCATTGGTGAGTTACTGGCCTACCTCGAATTCTATTTGATGATGTTCTTGTTCGTACTTGCGAAGAGGTGCATTGGTGAACGGTGA
- the LOC120290177 gene encoding uncharacterized protein LOC120290177 isoform X2 yields MATNPNQSFAGRTGDTQAPDIELVVQRPKDTSNRYPNSSAPDSSLVAGDLHSPQQACNGLRFSGVFDIARAVKFLLFTLVVSAVSGAALLIYVALDHPSPVLIISASLFTAVVSVTLFFLIVGWTRGNGKMVRIGELLAYLEFYLMMFLFVLAKRCIGER; encoded by the coding sequence ATGGCCACAAATCCGAACCAGTCCTTTGCTGGAAGAACCGGAGATACTCAAGCTCCAGATATAGAATTGGTTGTTCAGAGGCCGAAGGACACGTCGAACAGATATCCGAACTCCTCTGCTCCCGACAGTTCGCTTGTCGCAGGTGACCTACACTCCCCTCAACAAGCATGTAATGGCCTGCGGTTCTCTGGCGTATTTGACATTGCCCGGGCTGTAAAGTTTTTACTTTTCACCCTCGTCGTCTCTGCGGTTTCGGGCGCCGCGCTCCTGATTTATGTTGCCCTTGACCATCCCAGTCCTGTTCTCATAATCTCAGCATCTTTATTCACCGCGGTGGTATCTGTTACTCTGTTCTTCCTGATAGTCGGATGGACACGCGGCAATGGCAAAATGGTGCGCATTGGTGAGTTACTGGCCTACCTCGAATTCTATTTGATGATGTTCTTGTTCGTACTTGCGAAGAGGTGCATTGGTGAACGGTGA